The following DNA comes from Dehalococcoidia bacterium.
CGGTCCAGCAGCACCCGCCGGAGCCCCTCACGCCGCCGGCGCCGGCGCTCGATGGGGGGCAGGATCACCGGGCGCAGGACGCCCGCCGCAACCCACTGGCGGACCGTCCACGCGGAGACGGACAGGTACTCCGCAGCGGCCTCCAGGCTCAGGAGCCGCGGCCAG
Coding sequences within:
- a CDS encoding helix-turn-helix domain-containing protein; this translates as MPAAPARWPRLLSLEAAAEYLSVSAWTVRQWVAAGVLRPVILPPIERRRRRREGLRRVLLDR